A window of the Juglans microcarpa x Juglans regia isolate MS1-56 chromosome 5D, Jm3101_v1.0, whole genome shotgun sequence genome harbors these coding sequences:
- the LOC121265277 gene encoding probable xyloglucan endotransglucosylase/hydrolase protein 16 isoform X2, producing the protein MLLLSVFVMSSFVGSFAGTFYEHFDITWGDHRAKILDKGNLLTLTLDQVSGSGFQSKREYLFGRMDMQIKLVSGNSAGTVTAYYLSSEGPNNDEIDFEFLGNLSGEPYIVHTNVYTQGKGNREQQFHLWFDPTKDFHTYSIVWNPQRIIFLVDDIPIRVFNNEESIGVPFPKRQPMKLYSSLWNADQWATRGGLVKTDWSKAPFTASYRHFNVEACFWSRGNSSSCVSDSVSNGGWRTLGLDASGRRRLRWVQKYYMIYNYCTDFERFRYGYL; encoded by the exons ATGTTGTTGCTTTCTGTCTTTGTGATGAGTTCCTTCGTGGGGTCTTTTGCTGGTACTTTTTATGAACATTTCGACATAACTTGGGGTGATCATCGTGCTAAGATACTCGACAAAGGAAACCTTCTCACACTTACTCTGGACCAGGTATCTGGCTCCGGCTTTCAATCCAAAAGAGAATACCTATTTGGAAGGATGGACATGCAGATCAAGCTCGTCTCCGGCAACTCTGCCGGCACTGTCACGGCTTACTAT TTATCTTCAGAAGGGCCAAACAATGACGAGATTGATTTTGAATTCTTGGGTAACCTGAGTGGAGAGCCGTATATCGTTCACACTAATGTGTACACCCAAGGGAAAGGAAACAGAGAGCAACAATTCCACCTCTGGTTCGACCCAACAAAAGATTTTCACACCTATTCCATTGTATGGAATCCACAACGCATCAT TTTCTTAGTAGATGACATCCCCATAAGAGTATTCAACAACGAAGAATCCATCGGTGTTCCCTTCCCAAAGAGGCAGCCCATGAAGCTATACTCGAGCCTCTGGAATGCAGACCAATGGGCAACCAGAGGTGGGCTCGTGAAAACTGATTGGTCCAAGGCTCCTTTCACTGCCAGCTATCGCCACTTCAATGTCGAGGCCTGCTTCTGGTCCCGAGGTAATTCCTCCTCTTGTGTTTCCGATTCCGTCTCAAACGGTGGTTGGCGCACGCTAGGGCTCGATGCGAGTGGCCGAAGAAGACTCAGATGGGTGCAAAAGTATTACATGATTTACAACTATTGTACCGACTTCGAGCGATTTC
- the LOC121265277 gene encoding xyloglucan endotransglucosylase/hydrolase 2-like isoform X1, with protein sequence MASSSRTCFISRMLLLSVFVMSSFVGSFAGTFYEHFDITWGDHRAKILDKGNLLTLTLDQVSGSGFQSKREYLFGRMDMQIKLVSGNSAGTVTAYYLSSEGPNNDEIDFEFLGNLSGEPYIVHTNVYTQGKGNREQQFHLWFDPTKDFHTYSIVWNPQRIIFLVDDIPIRVFNNEESIGVPFPKRQPMKLYSSLWNADQWATRGGLVKTDWSKAPFTASYRHFNVEACFWSRGNSSSCVSDSVSNGGWRTLGLDASGRRRLRWVQKYYMIYNYCTDFERFPQDRPRECRRHVY encoded by the exons ATGGCATCGTCATCTCGGACATGCTTCATTTCTA GGATGTTGTTGCTTTCTGTCTTTGTGATGAGTTCCTTCGTGGGGTCTTTTGCTGGTACTTTTTATGAACATTTCGACATAACTTGGGGTGATCATCGTGCTAAGATACTCGACAAAGGAAACCTTCTCACACTTACTCTGGACCAGGTATCTGGCTCCGGCTTTCAATCCAAAAGAGAATACCTATTTGGAAGGATGGACATGCAGATCAAGCTCGTCTCCGGCAACTCTGCCGGCACTGTCACGGCTTACTAT TTATCTTCAGAAGGGCCAAACAATGACGAGATTGATTTTGAATTCTTGGGTAACCTGAGTGGAGAGCCGTATATCGTTCACACTAATGTGTACACCCAAGGGAAAGGAAACAGAGAGCAACAATTCCACCTCTGGTTCGACCCAACAAAAGATTTTCACACCTATTCCATTGTATGGAATCCACAACGCATCAT TTTCTTAGTAGATGACATCCCCATAAGAGTATTCAACAACGAAGAATCCATCGGTGTTCCCTTCCCAAAGAGGCAGCCCATGAAGCTATACTCGAGCCTCTGGAATGCAGACCAATGGGCAACCAGAGGTGGGCTCGTGAAAACTGATTGGTCCAAGGCTCCTTTCACTGCCAGCTATCGCCACTTCAATGTCGAGGCCTGCTTCTGGTCCCGAGGTAATTCCTCCTCTTGTGTTTCCGATTCCGTCTCAAACGGTGGTTGGCGCACGCTAGGGCTCGATGCGAGTGGCCGAAGAAGACTCAGATGGGTGCAAAAGTATTACATGATTTACAACTATTGTACCGACTTCGAGCGATTTCCTCAGGATCGCCCACGCGAGTGTCGTCGGCACGTTTATTAG